ATACTTCTGATTATAGCCTCCTGGTTACCTTTAAAAGTATCGAATCCGAAATATTTCTTTAACCCTTTGTATAATAAATCTTGTTTTTCCATTGAGCAAATCACTCTGTAATCAAATCTGCCTTTTCCGAAAGGCAAACACAAAATTAAGAAAGTATTTTATATTTCCAAATAAGATTTGTAATACAAAACGAATATATTCAATTGTGTTATCAACCCGTGCATATTCAGTGATAAACGGATAAGTGACTGCATTAAAAAAAACGCAAGCTGAACATGCGTTTTTTTTGATTCACACGCAACCGGCTTTCACCGGCCGGGGATTCCTATATGTCGTGAATGGAATATGTTTCAGGCGACTCTTAAATGGTGGAGATCTGAATTCTCCAACTGTTGAGCAGCATATTCGCGGGTAACGTGCATTTTTTTCTTCTCACCTGAAGAGGGGAGAGTGAACATAGCTTCGATCATGATTGCTTCTACGATAGAACGCAATCCGCGCGCTCCCAGTTTAAATTCAATCGCCTTATCGACGATATATTCGTAAGCTTCATGGTCGAAAGTGAGTGTTACGTTATCCATCTCAAATAACTTCTGATATTGTTTGATGATCGAATTTTTAGGCTCCACCAATATGCGCAGCAGTGCATCCCGGTCGAGCGGCTCTAAATAGGTGAGGACTGGAAGTCGCCCGATGATCTCCGGGATCAGCCCGAATGATTTCAGGTCGAGCGGAGTGATATATTTCATCAGGTTATTCCGGTCGATTACCGAACTTTGATTGCTGGCGGCATAACCTACCACACGTGTGTTGAGGCGTTGGGCGATTTTTTTCTCTATCCCGTCGAAGGCACCTCCGCAAATAAACAATATATTTTTGGTATTTACGGCGATCATCCTCTGTTCCGGATGTTTTCTGCCACCCTGGGGCGGGACATTTACCACCGAGCCCTCGAGTAATTTCAGTAATCCCTGCTGTACTCCTTCACCACTCACATCGCGGGTGATAGAGGGGTTGTCGCTCTTACGGGCAATCTTATCGATTTCATCGATAAAAACAATCCCTCTTTCCGCGGCGTTTACGTTATAGTCAGCGACCTGAAGCAGACGGGTGAGAATACTCTCTATATCCTCTCCCACGTAGCCGGCTTCAGTAAGCACAGTTGCATCCACAATAGTAAAGGGAACCTGCAGCATCTTTGCAATGGTTCTGGCCAGCAATGTTTTTCCTGTACCTGTTGCTCCTACCATAATGATGTTCGATTTTTCAATCTCCACCTCATCTTTGGTATTCTTCTGCAGGATTCGTTTATAGTGGTTATAGACCGATACCGACAGAAAACGCTTTGCACTCTCCTGTTTGATCACATACTGATCTAAAAACTCCTTGATCTGTGCCGGTTTGGGGAGCGAGGAGAGGGAAAGTCCGATGTCTGATTTCTTGTTGCTTTGGAACGAGTCGTTCACAATTTCGTGTGCCTGTTCGGCGCACATGTCACAGATAAAGCCGGTCATACCCGAAATGAGCAGATTTACTTCCTGTTCACTTCTTCCACAAAAACTGCAATGATTGCTGCTATTCGCCTTTTTTGCCATTGTTTATTTCTTTTTTGTCAGGACGTCATCTACCATACCATACTCTTTGGCTTCGGATGCCGTCATCCAGAAATCGCGGTCGGAGTCTCTGGCCACATCTTCAATAGGTTTACCCGAATGAGTAGATATGATGCCGTAGAGTTCCTGTTTGATCTTTGCTATTTCACGGGCGGTAATTTCTATGTCCGAGGCTTGTCCCTGCACACCTCCCAACGGTTGATGGATCATCACGCGTGAATGGTTGAGGGCGAACCGTTTTTTCTCGGTACCGGCTACCAGTAATACGGCTGACATTGAAGCCGCAATACCGGTACAAATGGTAGATATATCGCTTGAGATGAATTGCATGGTGTCGTAGATACCCAATCCTGCATAGACTGACCCGCCGGGTGAGTTAATGTAGATAGAGATATCTTTTCCCGGGTCGGAAGAATCGAGATAGAGTAACTGAGCCTGGATCACATTGGCTGTATAATCGTCGACTGCGGTACCGAGGAAGATAATACGATCCATCATCAAACGGGAAAAAACATCCATCTGTGCTACGTTGAGCTGGCGTTCCTCGATGATGGTGGGGGAGATGTATCCTCCCTGGCTGGTGATATTCATGTAACTGTCCAATCTGGAGCCGTTCATGCCCAGATGTTTCACCGCATATTTTCTAAAATCGTTATGCATAAAATTTGGTTTGATGTTTATAATTCTAATTATTACCAATAAAGCAACTGCAAACAGAGTGCCAAATTTACAGTCAGCTACACTTACCGGTGTTAGAATTATACAACAAATTTATAACGAATTATCGAATTACAAAATAAAATCCTGATAAACAATCGATAGGTTGCTCAGCAGATATTTATTTTTTTGTCGATGTTTTTCTTTTTTTTGCCGGTTTTTCGGTTGACTCCATCCCCTCTTCCGTGTCAGGTGTGTCGTTAGAAACAGGTTGCTCTGTGTCGGCCGCCTCTTCTGTTACGCTATTGTCGGAAACGATTTCTTCTACAATATCTTCATCATGACCGTGCTCTTCTGTATGTTCACCGTGTTGATGCATATGTCCGCTCATTAATTCGCTGAAATCTTTCGATGAGATCTCTTTTTCAATTACGGTCACATTTTCTTTTAGCCAGTCGATAAGTTTGTTTTCGGTAGCCCTGTCGAACAGGTTACGGACTGTTTCTTCTTTTTCGAGCAGGCTCTTGGTATAATTTTGCAGCACATCTGCCGGCAGGTTGGTCATTCCATATTGGGCAAACTGTGCTCTTGCCACTTCTGTTGCAAGCGCTTCAATATCTGTGAAGTCGACTTTGATCTCATTTTCTTCCACGATTTTCTGTCTTGCCACATGGAATTTCAGGTCTTCCAGAATTTTTGGAAAATCTTCTTCTATCTCTTCGGCTGTACGTTTTTCATCCGCTTCGAGTAGCCAACGTTTCAACAGTTCGTCGGGGAATGTTACTTCTTCCATCATCTTTACAATGAGATCCCGTGCTTCATGAATGAACAGATGATCGACGTCCGGTTTAAATTGTTTCACCAGTTCTTCTCCCACCTTTGTTCTGAACTCTTCTTCCGTAGTGGCTACTCCTTCACCCAATACTTTGTCGAAAAGTTCCTGGTTCATTTCTGCTTCTTTATAGCGGGTCACCTCTTTAATGTCGAACCGGAAATCAGAATTTATCTCCGCTACGTTTTCTTTAGTGGTTTGCAGCAGCGATGCTATTTCGGCTTCGTTATTGTCGTAGGCTTTTCTGGGATTGAGTACCACGCTGTCACCTACTTTGGCTCCGATAAAGCTGTTTTTAGTCTCTTCATCCTTAATATAGGACGGCATCAGGATAGCGTTTTCTATTACCTGGCCGTTCTCTTTTTCCTTGTCACCATCCATTTCGACAAGGGTGCCTTTGATCAGATCGGTATCTTTTGCTTCCTCTTCCACAGATGCATAAGTGCCGTAATTCTGTTTGTAGGCATCCATCTGCCGTTCGAACAGTTCCGGTTCCAGTTGTATCTTGTAGGAGGTCAGTTCAACACTTTTGTCGAGCTTCAGGTCGAATTCGGGAGTAAGCGCCACATCGAACGAGAATTTGAGTATCTCATCTTTTTCCAGATCAATTTCTTCGTCCAGGTTATCAGCCGGCAGAGGTTCTCCCAGTACTTTAAGTTTATTGTCACGAATGAAATTCCCTATTTCGTCGGAAACAATTTTATTGATTTCGTCGACCAATATAGCTTTTCCATATAATTTCCGGATCAGGCTTTTGGGTACTTTTCCCTGACGGAATCCGGGAATATTGGCCCTTTGACGGTATTGATTCAGTGATTTATCTACCTTTTCCTGATAATCTGCTTTTTCCAGTTCAATGACGATGGTTCCATTCACATCGTTCGTTTTGTTCAGTGTTGACTTCATTATAATATATGAAAATGATTGTTTTTTGTTGAAAGTGCGTAAAATTCAACCGTTTGAAACATTTTTAAAAATAAGATTGCAAAATTAGTGTTATTCTTTTAATCTGCAAAAAATATTTTATTGAACCCGCTGCAATTCTGTTACCGGATTATTGTACTACCTTTGCACTTTAAATGACAGCAGCAATGAAACCTTTTTTTTCGTCCTTCACACCCGGCTATAAGATAGCCTGGCTTTTTTTGTT
This window of the Proteiniphilum saccharofermentans genome carries:
- the clpX gene encoding ATP-dependent Clp protease ATP-binding subunit ClpX encodes the protein MAKKANSSNHCSFCGRSEQEVNLLISGMTGFICDMCAEQAHEIVNDSFQSNKKSDIGLSLSSLPKPAQIKEFLDQYVIKQESAKRFLSVSVYNHYKRILQKNTKDEVEIEKSNIIMVGATGTGKTLLARTIAKMLQVPFTIVDATVLTEAGYVGEDIESILTRLLQVADYNVNAAERGIVFIDEIDKIARKSDNPSITRDVSGEGVQQGLLKLLEGSVVNVPPQGGRKHPEQRMIAVNTKNILFICGGAFDGIEKKIAQRLNTRVVGYAASNQSSVIDRNNLMKYITPLDLKSFGLIPEIIGRLPVLTYLEPLDRDALLRILVEPKNSIIKQYQKLFEMDNVTLTFDHEAYEYIVDKAIEFKLGARGLRSIVEAIMIEAMFTLPSSGEKKKMHVTREYAAQQLENSDLHHLRVA
- the tig gene encoding trigger factor, which encodes MKSTLNKTNDVNGTIVIELEKADYQEKVDKSLNQYRQRANIPGFRQGKVPKSLIRKLYGKAILVDEINKIVSDEIGNFIRDNKLKVLGEPLPADNLDEEIDLEKDEILKFSFDVALTPEFDLKLDKSVELTSYKIQLEPELFERQMDAYKQNYGTYASVEEEAKDTDLIKGTLVEMDGDKEKENGQVIENAILMPSYIKDEETKNSFIGAKVGDSVVLNPRKAYDNNEAEIASLLQTTKENVAEINSDFRFDIKEVTRYKEAEMNQELFDKVLGEGVATTEEEFRTKVGEELVKQFKPDVDHLFIHEARDLIVKMMEEVTFPDELLKRWLLEADEKRTAEEIEEDFPKILEDLKFHVARQKIVEENEIKVDFTDIEALATEVARAQFAQYGMTNLPADVLQNYTKSLLEKEETVRNLFDRATENKLIDWLKENVTVIEKEISSKDFSELMSGHMHQHGEHTEEHGHDEDIVEEIVSDNSVTEEAADTEQPVSNDTPDTEEGMESTEKPAKKRKTSTKK
- the clpP gene encoding ATP-dependent Clp endopeptidase proteolytic subunit ClpP; this translates as MHNDFRKYAVKHLGMNGSRLDSYMNITSQGGYISPTIIEERQLNVAQMDVFSRLMMDRIIFLGTAVDDYTANVIQAQLLYLDSSDPGKDISIYINSPGGSVYAGLGIYDTMQFISSDISTICTGIAASMSAVLLVAGTEKKRFALNHSRVMIHQPLGGVQGQASDIEITAREIAKIKQELYGIISTHSGKPIEDVARDSDRDFWMTASEAKEYGMVDDVLTKKK